The proteins below are encoded in one region of Micromonospora yangpuensis:
- a CDS encoding aconitate hydratase has translation MKEYDVASLDTFGAKTQLRVGDASYEIFKVDKVDGHDRLPYSLKILLENLLRTEDGANITADHIRQLGGWDPTADPSVEIQFTPARVLMQDFTGVPCVVDLATMREAVRDLGGDATKVNPLAPAELVIDHSVIADLFGREDAFERNVELEYERNKERYQFLRWGQTAFNEFKVVPPGTGIVHQVNIEYLARTIMERGGQAYPDTVVGTDSHTTMVNGLGVLGWGVGGIEAEAAMLGQPVSMLIPRVVGFKLHGEMPAGTTATDLVLTITEMLRKHGVVGKFVEFYGPGVSAVPLANRATIGNMSPEYGSTVAIFPIDAETVRYLELTGRDPQQVALVEAYAKEQGLWHDPAAEPAYSERLELDLGTIEPSLAGPKRPQDRVPLGSAKTLFRAALSDYVAADETGGDPSRKPGVPQQQKPFGTAGPADEASAESFPASDAPANGVSDPADAPRELTTAAVGSGGRASNPIRVTGDDGVEYELDHGAVVIAAITSCTNTSNPQVMIGAALLARNAVDRGLARKPWVKTTLAPGSKVVMDYYERAGLTPYLDKLGFHLVGYGCTTCIGNSGPLPEEVSAAVNEADLAVVSVLSGNRNFEGRINPDVKMNYLASPPLVVAYALAGTMDIDLANEPLGSDSKGEPVFLRDIWPNSAEIQEVIAQAIGATGFSAAYEDVFAGDQRWQSLPTPTGDTFAWADDSTYVRKPPYFEGMAQEPTPVVDISDARVLAKLGDSVTTDHISPAGSIKADSPAGRYLAEHGVPRHEFNSYGSRRGNHEVMIRGTFANIRLRNQLRVPGADAALPEGGFTVNHLTGEQSTIYDASTAYQEAGVPLVILAGKEYGSGSSRDWAAKGTMLLGVRAVIAESYERIHRSNLIGMGVLPLQFPVDTTAESLGLTGAETFSITGVTALNDGDTPRTVRVTTDTGVEFDAVVRIDTPGEADYYRHGGILQYVLRRMIAS, from the coding sequence GTGAAGGAGTACGACGTGGCGAGCCTCGACACCTTCGGTGCGAAGACCCAGCTACGCGTCGGAGACGCGAGCTACGAGATTTTCAAGGTCGACAAGGTGGACGGTCACGACCGGCTGCCGTACAGCCTGAAGATCCTCCTGGAAAACCTGCTGCGGACCGAGGACGGCGCGAACATCACCGCCGACCACATCCGGCAGCTCGGCGGCTGGGACCCCACCGCCGACCCGAGCGTGGAGATCCAGTTCACCCCGGCGCGGGTGCTGATGCAGGACTTCACCGGCGTACCCTGCGTGGTCGACCTGGCCACCATGCGCGAGGCGGTGCGTGACCTGGGCGGCGACGCCACCAAGGTGAACCCGCTCGCCCCCGCCGAGCTGGTCATCGACCACTCGGTCATCGCCGACCTGTTCGGCCGCGAGGACGCCTTCGAGCGCAACGTCGAGCTGGAGTACGAGCGCAACAAGGAGCGCTACCAGTTCCTGCGCTGGGGCCAGACCGCGTTCAACGAGTTCAAGGTGGTCCCGCCCGGCACCGGCATCGTGCACCAGGTCAACATCGAGTACCTGGCCCGTACGATCATGGAGCGCGGCGGTCAGGCGTACCCGGACACGGTCGTCGGCACCGACTCGCACACCACCATGGTCAACGGCCTCGGCGTGCTGGGCTGGGGCGTGGGCGGCATCGAGGCCGAGGCCGCGATGCTCGGCCAGCCGGTCAGCATGCTGATCCCCCGGGTCGTCGGGTTCAAGCTGCACGGCGAGATGCCGGCCGGCACCACCGCCACCGACCTGGTCCTGACCATCACCGAGATGCTGCGCAAGCACGGTGTGGTCGGCAAGTTCGTCGAGTTCTACGGCCCCGGGGTCAGCGCGGTGCCGCTGGCCAACCGGGCCACCATCGGCAACATGTCCCCGGAGTACGGCTCCACCGTCGCCATCTTCCCGATCGACGCCGAGACCGTGCGCTACCTGGAGCTGACCGGCCGCGACCCGCAGCAGGTGGCGCTGGTCGAGGCGTACGCCAAGGAGCAGGGGCTGTGGCACGACCCGGCCGCCGAGCCGGCGTACTCCGAGCGCCTGGAGCTGGACCTGGGCACCATCGAGCCGTCCCTGGCCGGCCCGAAGCGCCCGCAGGACCGGGTGCCGCTGGGCAGCGCCAAGACCCTGTTCCGCGCGGCCCTGTCCGACTACGTCGCGGCCGACGAGACCGGTGGCGACCCGAGCCGCAAGCCGGGCGTGCCGCAACAGCAGAAGCCGTTCGGCACCGCCGGCCCGGCCGACGAGGCCAGCGCCGAGTCCTTCCCGGCCAGCGACGCCCCGGCCAACGGGGTGAGTGACCCGGCCGACGCCCCGCGCGAGCTGACCACCGCCGCCGTCGGCTCCGGCGGCCGGGCCAGCAACCCGATCCGGGTCACCGGCGACGACGGGGTGGAGTACGAGCTGGACCACGGCGCGGTGGTGATCGCCGCGATCACCTCCTGCACCAACACCTCCAACCCGCAGGTGATGATCGGCGCGGCGCTGCTGGCCCGCAACGCCGTCGACCGGGGCCTGGCCCGCAAGCCGTGGGTGAAGACCACCCTCGCCCCGGGCTCGAAGGTCGTCATGGACTACTACGAGCGCGCCGGGCTGACCCCCTACCTGGACAAGCTCGGCTTCCACCTGGTCGGGTACGGCTGCACCACCTGCATCGGCAACTCCGGTCCGCTGCCGGAGGAGGTCTCCGCCGCAGTCAACGAGGCCGACCTCGCCGTGGTGTCGGTGCTGTCGGGCAACCGGAACTTCGAGGGCCGGATCAACCCGGACGTCAAGATGAACTACCTGGCCTCCCCGCCGTTGGTGGTGGCGTACGCGCTGGCCGGCACCATGGACATCGACCTGGCCAACGAGCCGCTCGGCTCCGACAGCAAGGGCGAGCCGGTCTTCCTGCGCGACATCTGGCCGAACAGCGCCGAGATCCAGGAGGTCATCGCCCAGGCGATCGGCGCCACCGGTTTCAGCGCCGCCTACGAGGACGTCTTCGCCGGTGACCAGCGGTGGCAGTCGCTGCCCACGCCGACCGGCGACACCTTCGCCTGGGCCGACGACTCGACGTACGTGCGCAAGCCCCCGTACTTCGAGGGCATGGCGCAGGAGCCGACGCCGGTGGTGGACATCAGCGACGCCCGGGTGCTGGCCAAGCTGGGCGACTCGGTGACCACCGACCACATCTCGCCGGCCGGCTCGATCAAGGCCGACTCCCCGGCCGGCAGGTACCTCGCCGAGCACGGGGTGCCGCGCCACGAGTTCAACTCGTACGGCTCCCGCCGGGGTAACCACGAGGTGATGATCCGGGGCACCTTCGCCAACATCCGGCTGCGCAACCAGCTGCGGGTCCCCGGGGCCGACGCCGCGCTGCCCGAGGGCGGCTTCACGGTCAACCACCTGACCGGCGAGCAGAGCACCATCTACGACGCCTCCACCGCCTACCAGGAGGCGGGCGTCCCGCTGGTCATCCTGGCCGGCAAGGAGTACGGTTCCGGCTCCTCGCGGGACTGGGCGGCCAAGGGCACCATGCTGCTCGGCGTCCGGGCGGTCATCGCCGAGTCGTACGAGCGGATCCACCGCTCCAACCTGATCGGCATGGGCGTGCTGCCGCTGCAGTTCCCGGTGGACACCACCGCCGAGTCGCTCGGCCTCACCGGCGCCGAGACGTTCTCCATCACCGGTGTGACCGCGCTGAACGACGGCGACACCCCGCGTACGGTGCGGGTCACCACCGACACCGGCGTGGAGTTCGACGCGGTGGTCCGGATCGACACCCCGGGCGAGGCGGACTACTACCGCCACGGCGGCATCCTGCAGTACGTGCTGCGCCGGATGATCGCCAGCTGA
- a CDS encoding GTP-binding protein encodes MDYGHSDPAADAAPLLPTAIKILIAGGFGVGKTTMVGAVSETKPLRTEEVLTASGVAVDDLSGVEDKSTTTVAMDFGRITISDDLVLYLFGTPGQDRFWFVWDELALGAIGAVVLADTRRLSDCFPSVDYFERRGTPFVVAVNCFEGARRYQLDEVQAALNLDPGVPVLLCDARQRESGKQVLITLMEHAMKLRESRAG; translated from the coding sequence ATGGACTACGGGCACTCTGACCCGGCCGCGGACGCGGCACCCCTGCTACCCACCGCGATCAAGATCCTGATAGCCGGGGGCTTCGGGGTGGGCAAGACGACGATGGTCGGCGCGGTCAGCGAGACCAAACCGCTGCGTACCGAGGAGGTGTTGACCGCCAGCGGCGTCGCGGTCGACGACCTCTCCGGGGTGGAGGACAAGTCCACCACCACCGTGGCGATGGACTTCGGTCGGATCACCATCAGCGACGACCTGGTGCTCTACCTGTTCGGTACGCCGGGGCAGGACCGGTTCTGGTTCGTCTGGGACGAGCTGGCGCTCGGGGCGATCGGTGCGGTGGTGCTGGCCGACACCCGCCGGCTCTCCGACTGTTTCCCCTCGGTCGACTACTTCGAGCGCCGGGGCACCCCGTTCGTGGTGGCGGTCAACTGCTTCGAGGGGGCCCGGCGTTACCAGCTCGACGAGGTGCAGGCCGCCCTCAACCTGGATCCGGGCGTCCCGGTGCTGCTCTGTGACGCCCGCCAGCGGGAGTCCGGCAAGCAGGTGCTGATCACGTTGATGGAACACGCCATGAAGCTGCGGGAGAGCCGGGCGGGCTGA
- a CDS encoding DUF742 domain-containing protein, protein MAVADGSWDDRWVDEQAGPVVRPYAVTRGRGRPVTGTFDLISLVMTTPAAPPAPAGLGPEHLAIIELCRRVCSVAEIAAQFDLPVGAVRVLLGDLVARGLVQVREPLIPADLPDDSILEAVLHGLRAL, encoded by the coding sequence GTGGCCGTTGCGGACGGATCGTGGGACGACCGGTGGGTCGACGAGCAGGCGGGGCCGGTGGTGCGCCCGTACGCGGTCACCCGGGGTCGGGGCCGCCCGGTCACCGGCACCTTCGATCTGATCTCGCTGGTGATGACCACTCCCGCCGCCCCGCCCGCCCCGGCAGGGCTGGGGCCGGAGCACCTGGCGATCATCGAGCTCTGCCGGCGGGTGTGCTCGGTCGCCGAGATCGCCGCCCAGTTCGACCTGCCGGTGGGGGCGGTCCGGGTCCTCCTCGGTGACCTGGTCGCCCGTGGCCTGGTCCAGGTCCGGGAGCCACTCATCCCCGCCGACCTTCCTGACGACAGCATCCTCGAGGCGGTTCTCCATGGACTACGGGCACTCTGA
- a CDS encoding roadblock/LC7 domain-containing protein produces MVQKTAPSADLTWLLDDLVSRVKQAEHAVALSTDGLLMASSQGLSRDDGEHLAAMAAGIQSLARGAGKRFGGGHVQQTIIEMQSSFLFVTAAGRNACLAVLAGEEADVGLIAYEMAMLVTRVGKYVNSPARGLDLPADGR; encoded by the coding sequence GTGGTGCAGAAGACGGCTCCGAGCGCAGACCTGACGTGGCTGCTGGACGACCTGGTCAGTCGGGTGAAGCAGGCTGAGCATGCGGTCGCGCTCTCCACCGACGGGCTGCTGATGGCATCCTCGCAGGGGTTGAGCCGCGACGACGGCGAGCACCTCGCGGCGATGGCCGCCGGGATCCAGAGCCTGGCCCGGGGGGCCGGCAAGCGCTTCGGTGGCGGCCACGTACAGCAGACGATCATCGAGATGCAGTCCTCGTTCCTCTTCGTCACGGCGGCCGGGCGCAACGCGTGCCTGGCGGTGCTCGCCGGTGAGGAGGCCGACGTCGGTCTGATCGCGTACGAGATGGCGATGCTGGTGACCCGGGTCGGCAAGTACGTCAACTCACCGGCCCGGGGCCTCGACCTGCCCGCCGACGGGCGGTAG
- a CDS encoding DUF2630 family protein: MDDRNILRRISELVDEEHRLRSTAQVNEAGTADEQDRLRELEESLDQCWDLLRRRRAARQAHGDPEAQGARPVSEVERYLQ, encoded by the coding sequence ATGGACGACAGGAACATCTTGAGGCGCATCTCGGAGCTGGTCGACGAGGAACACCGGCTCCGGTCCACCGCGCAGGTCAACGAGGCGGGCACCGCGGACGAGCAGGACCGGCTACGGGAGTTGGAGGAGTCCCTGGACCAGTGCTGGGATCTGCTGCGCCGACGCCGGGCCGCCCGGCAGGCCCACGGCGACCCGGAGGCGCAGGGTGCCCGGCCGGTCTCGGAGGTCGAACGCTACCTGCAGTGA
- a CDS encoding serine protein kinase RIO, with product MREHDLPAQPRRARGRSRFDDDEPYLLKRGRPAPPVTADPGDEPDPQTGDRWSSWDTAVHGPEPYPDWVVTESAARDTELGVLKTGKEADVHLLRRAVPGTDRSCLLAVKRYRDANHRLFHRDAGYLEGRRVRRSRENRAMAGRTDFGRQLIAGQWAAAEFDALGRLWRIGAEFGTIAVPYPVQVLGTELMLEFLGDAEQGHAAPRLAQLRPGPVELRALWQQLVDALVVLARVGYAHGDLSPYNLLVHDGRLVMIDLPQVVDVVANPQGPEFLARDVRVVAAWFTARGLPGGTADPAALTELLLREAGIR from the coding sequence GTGCGTGAACATGACCTACCGGCGCAGCCGCGCCGTGCCCGCGGCCGGAGCCGCTTCGACGACGACGAGCCCTACCTCCTGAAGCGCGGTCGACCGGCCCCACCGGTCACCGCCGACCCCGGCGACGAGCCCGATCCCCAGACCGGCGACCGGTGGTCGTCCTGGGACACCGCCGTGCACGGCCCCGAGCCGTACCCCGACTGGGTGGTCACCGAGTCGGCCGCCCGGGACACCGAACTCGGGGTACTCAAGACCGGCAAGGAAGCCGACGTGCACCTGCTCCGCCGGGCGGTGCCGGGGACCGACCGGTCCTGCCTGCTGGCGGTGAAGCGCTACCGGGACGCCAACCACCGGCTCTTCCACCGCGACGCCGGCTATCTCGAAGGCCGTCGGGTCCGCCGGTCCCGGGAGAACCGGGCGATGGCCGGGCGGACCGACTTCGGCCGGCAGTTGATAGCGGGGCAGTGGGCCGCCGCCGAGTTCGACGCGCTCGGTCGGCTCTGGCGGATCGGCGCGGAGTTCGGCACGATCGCCGTCCCGTACCCGGTGCAGGTGCTCGGCACCGAGTTGATGCTGGAGTTCCTCGGTGACGCCGAGCAGGGCCACGCCGCGCCGCGACTGGCCCAGCTGCGTCCCGGGCCGGTGGAGCTGCGGGCGCTCTGGCAGCAGCTGGTGGACGCCCTGGTGGTGCTGGCGCGGGTCGGGTACGCCCACGGCGACCTCTCCCCGTACAACCTGCTCGTGCACGACGGACGACTGGTCATGATCGATCTGCCGCAGGTGGTCGACGTGGTGGCCAACCCGCAGGGCCCGGAGTTCCTGGCCCGCGACGTCCGGGTGGTCGCCGCCTGGTTCACCGCCCGGGGACTGCCCGGCGGCACCGCCGATCCGGCCGCCCTGACCGAGCTGCTGCTGAGGGAGGCCGGCATCCGCTGA
- a CDS encoding HAD family hydrolase has protein sequence MPLLLLDLDNTLLDRAGSFRTWGQRFLDAVGAPPGDIDWLVAIDADGLTDRWDVADAIRDRYGLLIPSIDLVEELHDGALSYTRLDPLVACALRIADNAGWLPVVVSNGVVRQQEALIRRTGLDRYVADWVISEEAGVSKPNPRIFALAAQRVRMPLRGAWVIGDGPEADIGGATSVGLPSVWLHRGRTWSDSRFAPTHVVDGLIAAVAVVLGS, from the coding sequence GTGCCGCTGCTCCTGCTGGACCTGGACAACACCCTGCTCGATCGGGCCGGGTCGTTCCGTACCTGGGGACAGCGTTTCCTGGACGCCGTCGGTGCCCCGCCCGGCGACATCGACTGGCTGGTCGCCATCGACGCGGACGGGCTGACCGACCGGTGGGACGTCGCGGACGCCATCCGGGACCGCTACGGCCTGCTCATTCCCTCCATCGACCTGGTCGAGGAGCTGCACGACGGGGCGCTGTCGTACACCCGGCTCGACCCGCTGGTGGCGTGCGCGCTGCGGATCGCCGACAACGCCGGTTGGCTGCCGGTGGTGGTCAGCAACGGCGTGGTACGCCAGCAGGAGGCCCTGATCCGGCGCACCGGGCTGGACCGGTACGTGGCCGACTGGGTGATCTCCGAGGAGGCCGGGGTGAGCAAGCCCAACCCGAGGATCTTCGCGCTCGCCGCCCAACGCGTCCGGATGCCGCTGCGGGGAGCCTGGGTGATCGGTGACGGTCCGGAGGCGGACATCGGCGGAGCCACCTCGGTCGGGCTGCCCAGCGTCTGGCTGCACCGGGGGCGTACCTGGTCGGACTCCCGGTTCGCACCCACCCACGTCGTCGACGGCCTGATCGCCGCCGTCGCGGTCGTGCTCGGCAGCTGA
- a CDS encoding TetR/AcrR family transcriptional regulator has translation MPRVSQDQLDARRQEILAAARDCFARHGYEGATVRRLEEATGLSRGAIFHHFRDKDSLFLAVAEDDAVAMVETVARNGLVQVMRDLLARAVSPDTTGWLGSQLEVSRRLRTDPAFARRWAERSAAIAEATRDRLTRQREAGVLREDIPIDVLAQFLELAYDGLVLHLAMGRPAGDLARVLDLVEEAVRRH, from the coding sequence GTGCCCAGAGTAAGTCAGGACCAGCTTGACGCCCGACGACAGGAGATCCTCGCCGCGGCGCGGGACTGTTTCGCCCGACACGGGTACGAGGGGGCCACCGTCCGGCGGCTGGAGGAGGCCACCGGCCTGTCCCGGGGGGCGATCTTCCACCACTTCCGGGACAAGGACTCCCTCTTCCTGGCCGTCGCCGAGGACGACGCGGTGGCCATGGTGGAGACGGTGGCGCGCAACGGTCTGGTCCAGGTGATGCGCGACCTGCTGGCCCGTGCGGTCTCCCCGGACACCACCGGCTGGTTGGGCAGTCAGCTGGAGGTCTCCCGCCGGCTGCGTACCGATCCGGCCTTCGCCCGCCGGTGGGCCGAGCGGTCGGCGGCGATCGCCGAGGCGACCCGGGACCGGCTGACCCGCCAGCGGGAGGCCGGCGTGCTGCGCGAGGACATCCCGATCGACGTCCTCGCCCAGTTCCTGGAGTTGGCCTACGACGGCCTGGTGCTGCACCTGGCCATGGGGCGGCCCGCCGGCGACCTGGCCCGGGTGCTCGACCTGGTCGAGGAGGCGGTCCGCCGCCACTGA
- a CDS encoding TIGR04222 domain-containing membrane protein, producing the protein MLVLAAPDDTWGISGPVFLGSYLTVAVLIVCWSLVDRARLLTGSPRYGPLGAQPVAYLNGGEQLAVWAALGGLRGSGLVGVTPDRRLAVTGSLPAGATGLDVAVHHAAYRRLTARQLRQDPAVRQALDALREGLRRQGLLLTPAQRRRLRRGAVLLGVLLLVGLVRVLAGLANDRPVGFLLLGMAVIGVTALLLTRAPRRTRAATAALRAHRQQHVHLAPTNNPAYATYGATGAAMGIALFGTASIWAADPTFAEQADIQRQTATGGGSTGGCGSGSSGDSGGSSGDSGGGSSCGGGSSCGGGGCGG; encoded by the coding sequence ATGCTGGTTCTCGCCGCCCCGGACGACACCTGGGGCATCTCCGGTCCGGTCTTCCTCGGGAGCTATCTGACGGTGGCCGTCCTCATCGTCTGCTGGTCGCTCGTCGACCGGGCCCGTCTGCTCACCGGATCGCCCAGGTACGGCCCGCTCGGCGCGCAGCCGGTCGCCTACCTCAACGGCGGCGAACAACTCGCCGTCTGGGCCGCCCTCGGCGGGCTGCGCGGCAGTGGTCTGGTCGGCGTCACGCCGGACCGGCGGCTGGCGGTCACCGGCAGCCTGCCCGCCGGTGCCACCGGCCTGGACGTGGCGGTGCACCACGCGGCGTACCGCCGGTTGACCGCCCGGCAGCTGCGCCAGGACCCGGCGGTGCGTCAGGCGCTGGACGCGCTGCGGGAGGGGTTGCGGCGACAGGGCCTGCTGCTCACCCCGGCCCAGCGTCGTCGACTGCGTCGGGGCGCGGTACTGCTCGGCGTGCTGCTCCTGGTCGGCCTGGTCCGGGTCCTCGCCGGCCTGGCCAACGACCGGCCGGTCGGCTTCCTCCTGCTCGGCATGGCGGTCATCGGGGTGACCGCCCTGCTGCTGACCCGGGCGCCCCGGCGGACCAGGGCCGCGACGGCCGCGCTGCGCGCCCATCGCCAGCAACACGTCCATCTCGCCCCCACCAACAATCCGGCGTACGCCACCTACGGCGCCACCGGGGCCGCGATGGGGATCGCCCTGTTCGGCACCGCCTCGATCTGGGCCGCCGACCCCACCTTCGCCGAGCAGGCCGACATCCAGCGGCAGACGGCCACGGGTGGTGGCTCCACCGGCGGCTGCGGCAGTGGCTCCTCCGGGGACAGCGGTGGTTCCTCCGGCGACAGCGGCGGTGGCTCCAGTTGCGGTGGTGGTTCCAGCTGCGGCGGCGGGGGGTGTGGCGGGTGA